A stretch of the Deinococcus sp. Leaf326 genome encodes the following:
- a CDS encoding 50S ribosomal protein L11 methyltransferase: protein MLVYRLPGTFDTREEHLDLLWEAGATGLEERAGHIRAYFGGRTALPPEIADGDWTEEAEQDWQAEFRRTLRPVRAGRLTIVAPWHAGEAEEGTRPLVIEPGMAFGTGHHATTRMATEALGELDLAGVRVLDVGTGSGVLAIAAALLGAEFALGVDIDPITIPIARENAEINGVAPAQARFEEGTLGLGDLSELEDAPFGVVVANLYAELHDLLAGEYAAHLVPGGPLVLTGILTGKLDLVRAALDREGFTGVTVREDGDWALVTARRGE, encoded by the coding sequence ATGCTGGTCTACCGCCTGCCGGGCACGTTCGACACGAGAGAAGAGCACCTCGACCTGTTGTGGGAGGCCGGCGCGACCGGTCTGGAGGAACGCGCCGGGCACATCCGCGCGTATTTCGGGGGCCGCACGGCGCTGCCCCCCGAGATCGCCGACGGCGACTGGACCGAGGAGGCCGAGCAGGACTGGCAGGCCGAGTTCCGCCGGACCCTGCGCCCGGTGCGCGCCGGTCGCCTGACCATCGTGGCGCCGTGGCATGCGGGCGAGGCCGAGGAGGGCACCCGCCCGCTGGTCATTGAGCCGGGCATGGCCTTCGGGACCGGGCACCACGCGACTACCCGCATGGCGACCGAGGCGCTGGGCGAGCTGGACCTCGCGGGCGTGCGGGTACTCGACGTGGGTACCGGCAGCGGCGTGCTGGCGATCGCGGCGGCGCTGCTGGGCGCCGAGTTCGCGCTGGGGGTGGACATCGATCCCATCACCATTCCCATCGCGCGTGAGAACGCCGAGATCAACGGGGTGGCCCCGGCACAGGCCCGCTTCGAGGAAGGCACTCTGGGTCTGGGCGACCTGTCCGAGCTCGAAGACGCCCCCTTCGGCGTCGTGGTCGCCAACCTGTACGCCGAGTTGCACGACCTGTTGGCCGGCGAATACGCCGCGCACCTCGTCCCCGGCGGCCCCCTGGTCCTGACGGGCATCCTGACCGGCAAGCTAGACCTGGTCCGGGCGGCGCTGGACCGCGAGGGCTTTACCGGTGTGACGGTGCGGGAGGACGGCGACTGGGCGCTCGTCACGGCCCGGCGCGGCGAGTAG
- the hpf gene encoding ribosome hibernation-promoting factor, HPF/YfiA family gives MHIYKLAGRNVDVTDAMRDYVEEKLTRLDRYSDQITDARVTLTVRDVRDSGRRNRVEVQLNVPSGIIRAEEHHADMYAAIDKASDVLERQLRKFKTRYMKQRQETLPEPEPGPAEAAVAAGLDDVSEFEPEIVRQKRFELRPMSPEDAAAQMEALDHDFYVFKNMVSGLTGVVYRRRDGHYGLIEPS, from the coding sequence ATGCACATCTACAAGCTGGCTGGCCGAAACGTCGACGTCACCGACGCCATGCGCGACTACGTCGAGGAGAAGCTCACGCGCCTCGACCGCTACAGCGACCAGATCACCGACGCCCGCGTCACCCTGACGGTGCGCGACGTGCGCGACTCGGGGCGGCGCAACCGCGTCGAGGTGCAGCTCAACGTCCCCAGCGGCATCATCCGCGCCGAGGAACACCACGCCGACATGTACGCGGCCATCGACAAGGCCAGCGACGTGCTCGAGCGTCAGCTCCGCAAATTCAAGACCCGCTACATGAAGCAGCGTCAGGAGACCCTCCCCGAGCCCGAACCCGGCCCGGCCGAGGCCGCCGTGGCCGCGGGCCTCGACGACGTGAGCGAATTCGAGCCTGAGATCGTGCGCCAGAAGCGCTTCGAGCTGCGGCCCATGTCCCCCGAGGACGCCGCTGCCCAGATGGAAGCGCTCGATCACGACTTCTACGTCTTCAAGAATATGGTCTCGGGCCTGACGGGCGTGGTCTACCGCCGCCGTGACGGCCACTACGGCCTGATCGAACCGAGCTGA
- a CDS encoding butyrate kinase: MIAHVVNPGSGGVKLACATIEPSLNPALPGQLQVTLTRAELPLSEPPTPGGVSGPALDDLAARLLELTRAWPRPDVVVGRGGEIGRVPAGTYRLTPELAERALNCGRQDLPANLGGPLALRLAQAWGVPGFIVDPQSVDELLPQAQLTGVAGLRRTAQFHALNARAVARRAAYETGKKFADARVVVAHLGATTSVTAFDQGRAIDTTGSGAGGGPLGARQSGPLSAGAVLRLRADYGDEELLRLLTLGGGFQALTGSADLRELEAREMDDPAVQAATAAFVHQVCKAVGEQCGALPGRPDAVALTGGIARWDSLVDRIERRLAWTAPVIVVPGELELEALAEGAGRVLFGLEGLREWSPSGVTVLPPAPTFPQPAGVR; this comes from the coding sequence ATGATCGCGCATGTGGTCAATCCCGGAAGCGGCGGCGTCAAGCTGGCATGCGCGACCATCGAACCGAGCCTGAATCCGGCCCTGCCGGGTCAGCTTCAGGTGACGCTGACCCGTGCCGAGCTGCCCCTGAGCGAGCCCCCTACCCCCGGCGGGGTGAGCGGCCCAGCTCTGGACGACCTCGCCGCGCGCCTGCTGGAGCTGACCCGTGCGTGGCCCCGGCCCGACGTGGTCGTGGGACGCGGCGGCGAGATCGGCCGCGTACCGGCCGGCACCTACCGACTGACCCCCGAACTGGCCGAGCGAGCCCTGAACTGTGGCCGCCAGGACCTGCCCGCCAACCTGGGTGGGCCGCTGGCGCTGCGGCTCGCCCAGGCGTGGGGGGTTCCCGGCTTCATCGTGGACCCGCAGAGCGTGGACGAGTTGCTGCCTCAGGCGCAACTGACCGGTGTGGCGGGGCTGCGGCGCACCGCGCAATTCCACGCCCTCAATGCCCGCGCGGTCGCCCGGCGCGCGGCCTATGAAACCGGCAAGAAATTTGCCGACGCGCGTGTGGTCGTGGCCCACCTCGGCGCGACCACCAGCGTTACAGCCTTCGACCAGGGACGGGCAATAGACACCACCGGCAGCGGCGCGGGCGGCGGACCGCTGGGCGCTCGGCAGAGCGGGCCGCTGAGTGCGGGCGCGGTACTGCGGCTGCGCGCAGACTACGGCGATGAGGAACTGCTGCGGCTGCTGACCCTGGGGGGCGGGTTTCAGGCCCTGACCGGCAGCGCCGACCTGCGCGAACTCGAGGCCCGCGAGATGGACGACCCGGCGGTGCAGGCCGCCACCGCCGCGTTCGTCCATCAGGTATGTAAGGCGGTCGGCGAGCAGTGCGGCGCGCTGCCGGGTCGTCCGGACGCCGTAGCTCTGACCGGCGGCATCGCCCGTTGGGACAGCTTGGTCGACCGGATCGAACGCCGGCTCGCCTGGACGGCGCCCGTAATCGTGGTTCCCGGCGAGCTGGAGCTCGAAGCGCTGGCCGAGGGGGCCGGCCGGGTCCTGTTCGGCCTGGAGGGCCTGCGCGAGTGGTCACCTTCGGGCGTGACTGTGCTTCCACCAGCCCCGACGTTTCCTCAACCGGCCGGGGTGCGCTGA
- a CDS encoding polysaccharide deacetylase family protein: MAGARAALAQLPLPAAAPAGTPGQVQPVAPGTRPAPAIPTLTLTPPVPQVYRTEYLSNGFIEVAHAVITLTPAERPLARVLAATVAARVFAARPTLAEVDLSVYDKGSYAGFGGPLPLLTASVPQARLGAMTAWALGQERPGQPPYDRAWVNPGNLPAYREPDRVREVGPTLVGPGSPSRQSAAQIAQTTARIRGGLQGGFLYRARRGTEGLAALTFDDAPHPMYEPLLLDLLRRAGAKATFFVIGRNAAAYPYFVRDMAAQGHEVANHTYHHVRLPPLPTAEATDEMRWANEVLQGLTGKPVRYFRPPGGEYTPATLAAAQSLGLTTVFWTDDPGDFQNPGDALLGARLRRNLRPGGIVLLHDNAPQTLDVLREFLRVARRSGINLTTVGGLPK; encoded by the coding sequence GTGGCCGGGGCACGCGCCGCTCTGGCGCAGCTTCCGCTGCCCGCAGCGGCTCCTGCCGGCACACCCGGACAGGTACAGCCGGTGGCGCCCGGCACCCGGCCCGCCCCGGCCATCCCCACCCTGACCCTGACGCCCCCCGTGCCGCAGGTCTACCGCACTGAGTACCTCAGCAACGGCTTCATCGAGGTCGCGCACGCCGTCATCACCCTCACGCCTGCCGAGCGGCCCCTGGCGCGCGTGCTGGCGGCCACCGTCGCGGCGCGCGTGTTCGCCGCCCGCCCCACGCTGGCCGAGGTGGACCTGAGCGTGTACGACAAGGGCAGCTACGCCGGCTTCGGCGGGCCGCTGCCCCTGCTGACCGCCAGCGTGCCGCAGGCCCGGCTGGGGGCCATGACCGCCTGGGCGCTGGGCCAGGAGAGGCCGGGACAGCCCCCCTACGACCGCGCCTGGGTCAACCCTGGCAACCTGCCCGCCTACCGCGAGCCCGACCGCGTGCGCGAGGTGGGCCCCACCCTGGTCGGCCCCGGTTCACCGTCCCGGCAAAGCGCCGCCCAGATCGCCCAGACCACGGCCCGGATTCGCGGCGGGTTGCAGGGCGGCTTCCTGTACCGCGCCCGCCGGGGCACCGAGGGCCTGGCCGCCCTGACCTTCGACGACGCGCCGCACCCCATGTACGAGCCGCTGCTGCTCGATCTGCTGCGCCGGGCGGGGGCTAAGGCGACCTTCTTCGTCATCGGGCGCAATGCCGCCGCCTACCCGTATTTCGTACGCGACATGGCGGCGCAGGGCCACGAGGTCGCCAATCACACCTACCACCACGTCCGTCTGCCGCCCCTGCCCACCGCCGAGGCCACCGACGAGATGCGCTGGGCCAACGAGGTGTTGCAGGGGCTGACTGGCAAGCCGGTGCGCTACTTCCGGCCGCCGGGAGGCGAGTACACGCCCGCCACCCTGGCCGCCGCGCAGTCTCTGGGCCTGACCACCGTCTTCTGGACCGACGACCCGGGCGATTTTCAGAATCCCGGCGACGCGCTTCTCGGCGCCCGGCTGCGGCGCAACCTGCGGCCCGGCGGCATCGTGCTTCTACACGATAACGCCCCGCAGACGCTCGACGTACTGCGCGAATTCCTGCGCGTGGCGCGGCGCTCGGGTATCAACCTGACGACGGTGGGGGGCCTGCCGAAGTGA
- the proC gene encoding pyrroline-5-carboxylate reductase, with amino-acid sequence MKLAIVGVGKLGLALLEGVTARGVIAPGDIGLLDANTARVQDLAARTGTRMIQASDLGSAQRVLVSLQPRVFPEVTEWLAQENTGYVSTMAGVSVNTLVRRLGTRRVVRVMPNLAATIGRSQTAITGPREAQEAGDLAFAHELFGAVGDVYDLPENLFNAFTGMSASGPGYAAVLAEGLADGGVRMGLPRPLANELAAKVLVASGELLQRRAHPGMLKDEVSSPGGTTIAGLEVLETAGVRGALMRTVVAATKRSAELGTDQED; translated from the coding sequence ATGAAACTGGCCATCGTCGGCGTCGGTAAGCTCGGTCTCGCCCTGCTGGAGGGGGTCACGGCGCGCGGCGTGATCGCCCCGGGCGACATCGGGCTGCTCGACGCGAACACGGCGCGCGTGCAGGACCTCGCCGCGCGCACGGGCACCCGCATGATCCAGGCCAGCGACCTCGGCTCGGCGCAGCGGGTCCTCGTCAGCCTCCAGCCGCGCGTCTTTCCCGAGGTGACCGAGTGGCTCGCGCAGGAGAACACCGGCTACGTGAGCACGATGGCCGGAGTCAGCGTGAATACCCTGGTCCGGCGCCTGGGAACCCGGCGTGTGGTGCGCGTGATGCCCAACCTCGCCGCGACCATCGGCCGCTCGCAGACCGCCATCACCGGGCCGCGCGAGGCGCAGGAGGCCGGCGACCTCGCCTTCGCGCACGAACTGTTCGGGGCGGTGGGCGACGTGTACGACCTGCCCGAGAACCTGTTCAACGCCTTTACAGGCATGAGCGCCTCGGGACCGGGGTACGCCGCGGTGCTGGCCGAGGGCCTCGCCGACGGCGGCGTGCGCATGGGCCTACCGCGCCCGCTGGCGAACGAACTGGCCGCCAAGGTGCTCGTCGCCAGCGGCGAACTGCTGCAGCGCCGCGCTCACCCCGGCATGCTCAAGGACGAGGTCTCCAGCCCCGGCGGCACCACCATCGCCGGACTGGAAGTGCTGGAAACGGCCGGGGTGCGCGGCGCCCTGATGCGTACCGTGGTGGCCGCCACCAAGCGCAGCGCCGAACTTGGCACCGATCAGGAAGACTGA
- a CDS encoding GNAT family N-acetyltransferase gives MATFSIPPPTLPIGLRLHSVTAADHRRLAAFLSVCHPEQPVTAEDLDRLAQGRMPGEVHAATLLLRGDALVGLAETGTPRMDGHPGWLEVTVRAADPALGAALLELAEAQARAHTPHTLVTRVHEDWWERGLYEAHAYAEHDRMWPSTLDLTTVDFGRFAAYEERTRAAGITVRPLSSLGAFDEAAQRRLYTLMAALLRDVPSATPVSVWPFETWQRRVVPHLHHPEGLFIAIAPDGQWVGLSELHTPYAAHPGTVRNGLTGVLGAWRGHGVAFSLKLAAARAARERGFTHARTGNHSANAPMLGINAALGFVREPATVTLIKTL, from the coding sequence ATGGCGACCTTTTCTATCCCCCCACCTACCCTGCCCATTGGCCTGCGCCTGCACTCCGTGACGGCCGCCGACCACCGCCGCCTCGCCGCCTTTTTGAGCGTGTGTCATCCCGAACAGCCGGTGACCGCCGAAGACCTGGACCGGCTGGCACAGGGCCGGATGCCCGGCGAGGTCCATGCGGCGACCCTATTGCTGCGGGGCGACGCGTTGGTGGGACTAGCCGAGACGGGCACACCGCGCATGGACGGCCACCCCGGCTGGCTGGAGGTGACGGTGCGCGCCGCCGATCCGGCGCTGGGCGCGGCGCTGCTGGAACTCGCCGAGGCCCAGGCGCGGGCCCACACCCCGCACACCCTGGTCACGCGCGTGCATGAGGACTGGTGGGAACGGGGGCTGTACGAGGCGCACGCTTACGCCGAACACGACCGCATGTGGCCCAGTACCCTCGACCTCACCACAGTCGACTTCGGCCGCTTTGCCGCCTACGAGGAGCGGACGCGGGCAGCAGGTATCACGGTGCGGCCCCTGTCCAGTCTTGGGGCTTTTGACGAGGCGGCGCAGCGGCGGCTGTACACCCTGATGGCGGCCCTGCTGCGCGACGTGCCCAGCGCGACGCCGGTCAGCGTGTGGCCCTTCGAGACGTGGCAGCGCCGAGTGGTGCCGCACCTGCACCACCCGGAAGGCCTGTTCATCGCAATTGCCCCGGACGGCCAGTGGGTAGGTCTGAGCGAGTTGCACACCCCCTACGCCGCCCACCCCGGCACCGTGCGCAACGGCCTGACAGGCGTGCTGGGCGCGTGGCGCGGTCACGGCGTCGCCTTCTCGCTGAAGCTGGCGGCGGCCCGCGCGGCGCGGGAACGTGGGTTCACGCACGCCCGGACCGGCAACCACAGCGCGAACGCCCCCATGCTGGGCATCAACGCGGCGCTGGGCTTCGTGCGCGAACCCGCCACCGTGACGCTGATCAAGACCCTTTAA
- a CDS encoding glycosyltransferase family 2 protein, whose amino-acid sequence MTRSVAVVIPAYNEAQTVAGVVRVGLSLTPEVVVASDGSADDTAEVARGAGAQVIELTRNVGKGPALYAALEAARAEYVVMLDADLTGLTTGHLHTLLGPVLSGDLDMSIGVFEGGGFVTDWGNKLTPHLSGQRACRRDWLLAVPHLAEERWPEPAITAHLKETGARWDYVELPQVAQVVKEKKRGFWQGATARTRMYADLLTYRVRKKR is encoded by the coding sequence TTGACCCGCAGCGTCGCGGTGGTCATTCCCGCCTACAACGAGGCCCAGACGGTGGCCGGCGTGGTGCGGGTCGGCCTGAGTCTGACGCCGGAGGTCGTGGTCGCCTCGGACGGCAGCGCCGACGACACGGCCGAGGTGGCGCGCGGGGCCGGCGCGCAGGTCATCGAGCTCACCCGCAACGTGGGCAAAGGTCCGGCGCTGTACGCGGCCCTGGAAGCGGCGCGTGCCGAGTACGTGGTCATGCTCGATGCCGATCTCACCGGCCTAACCACCGGGCACCTGCACACGCTGCTGGGGCCGGTGCTCTCGGGTGACCTCGACATGAGCATCGGAGTGTTTGAGGGCGGGGGCTTCGTCACTGACTGGGGGAACAAGCTCACGCCGCATCTCAGCGGGCAGCGGGCGTGCCGCCGCGACTGGTTGCTGGCCGTGCCGCACCTTGCCGAGGAACGTTGGCCCGAACCCGCCATCACTGCTCACCTCAAAGAAACTGGCGCGCGCTGGGACTACGTGGAACTGCCGCAGGTCGCGCAGGTCGTCAAGGAAAAGAAACGCGGCTTCTGGCAGGGTGCGACCGCCCGGACCCGGATGTACGCCGACCTCCTGACTTACCGCGTCCGCAAGAAACGCTGA
- a CDS encoding 16S rRNA (uracil(1498)-N(3))-methyltransferase: MSVHRVRVSELAGRLVLGPQEVRHLQVMRLRPGDEVQVFDGRGGEALATLAELDEGRAVLTLHLDAGTEGAADLGRETPQPVTLAIALLKGDKLADVVRAATELGVARIQLLVTAHADAREIGAQKLVRLRRVAEEAARQSRRRVVPEVQGPLHLARFTWEGRLVVAHPGAEARLPDLLDWAAPLTVLSGPEGGFSEAEIAGLLARGAVPVTLGPRILRAETAPLAMLGAVVATGV, from the coding sequence GTGAGCGTTCACCGCGTGCGCGTGTCCGAGCTGGCGGGGCGGCTGGTGCTGGGGCCGCAGGAGGTCCGGCACCTTCAGGTCATGCGGCTGCGGCCCGGCGACGAGGTGCAGGTCTTCGACGGACGGGGCGGGGAGGCGCTGGCTACCCTGGCCGAGCTGGACGAGGGCCGCGCGGTCCTGACCCTGCACCTGGACGCCGGTACGGAGGGCGCCGCCGACCTGGGCCGGGAGACGCCGCAGCCCGTGACACTGGCGATCGCGCTCCTCAAGGGCGACAAGCTCGCGGACGTGGTGCGCGCCGCGACCGAGCTGGGCGTGGCGCGCATCCAGCTCCTCGTGACCGCGCACGCCGACGCCCGCGAGATCGGCGCGCAGAAGCTCGTGCGCCTGCGCCGCGTTGCCGAGGAGGCCGCCCGCCAGTCGCGCCGCCGCGTGGTGCCGGAGGTGCAGGGGCCGCTGCACCTCGCCCGCTTCACCTGGGAGGGCCGGCTGGTGGTGGCCCATCCCGGCGCCGAGGCGCGGCTGCCCGATCTGCTCGACTGGGCCGCGCCCCTCACGGTCCTGTCCGGTCCCGAGGGCGGGTTCTCAGAGGCCGAGATCGCTGGGCTGCTCGCGCGCGGCGCGGTTCCTGTGACCCTCGGGCCCCGCATCCTGCGCGCCGAGACCGCTCCACTGGCGATGCTGGGGGCGGTCGTGGCGACAGGGGTGTAG
- a CDS encoding TetR/AcrR family transcriptional regulator yields MKVDREEQTEARRERIARAAFELFARSGLDQTSAQDIARAAFVSRTNLYRYFPSKTHMLLAHFERAVSETRSEALSRLSSGTAPQAVWQHVTARMADLGVRYGHLVGAVGQAVLGARPGPGPDAHTQNTASLGQEVRTALTLVALVEPVLHAMRLQGHLRTDANTHLLAALLVDACLLALLHGGHRDQREVLRDWQDRFSLLMHGALAPGVTLNREAARD; encoded by the coding sequence GTGAAAGTGGACCGTGAGGAACAGACCGAGGCCCGGCGCGAGCGCATCGCCCGCGCGGCCTTCGAGCTGTTCGCGCGCAGTGGCCTAGACCAGACAAGTGCTCAGGACATCGCCCGCGCGGCCTTCGTCAGCCGGACCAACCTCTACCGGTATTTTCCGAGCAAGACCCACATGCTGCTCGCGCATTTCGAGCGTGCCGTCTCCGAGACCCGCAGCGAGGCCCTGAGCCGCCTGAGCAGCGGCACCGCGCCGCAGGCCGTGTGGCAACACGTCACGGCGCGCATGGCCGACCTGGGGGTGCGGTACGGGCATCTGGTGGGCGCGGTTGGGCAGGCGGTCCTGGGCGCGCGGCCGGGGCCGGGTCCCGACGCCCATACGCAGAACACGGCCTCGCTGGGGCAGGAAGTGCGCACGGCCCTGACGCTCGTGGCCCTGGTCGAGCCGGTCCTGCACGCCATGCGCCTCCAGGGCCATCTGCGCACCGACGCCAATACGCACCTGCTGGCCGCGCTACTCGTGGACGCCTGCCTGCTGGCGCTGCTCCACGGTGGGCACCGTGACCAGCGGGAGGTGCTGCGCGACTGGCAGGACCGGTTCTCGCTGCTGATGCACGGCGCCCTGGCTCCCGGCGTCACCCTGAACAGAGAGGCGGCCCGCGATTGA
- a CDS encoding ABC transporter substrate-binding protein: MKRLSASLLPLAALALAAGPAQAQQVRELRLGIFPNVTHAAGLVAVNRGLIQKELGSGVKLVVKEFANGSQVNEAFAAGAIDAAYVGPGPAMNAFLRGVPIQVYAGAANAGAVLVGRKDSGVRNVKGLAGKKVAVPTRGSTQDISLRHLLHENGLKASDEGGNVTVVPIDPANMPAAFASKQVDAALVQEPWGAVLETQGARLVANEKAIWEGGNYTTTVLTVNTKYAAQNPEAVRGLLRGHLAAIAYIGRSNAGAQKAIADQIELFTRKRPNSGELFKALARTRITWDINLKTLGEYAQLNKEAGFARDVPDLNKFVDLSLIRSLAK; this comes from the coding sequence ATGAAGCGTCTTTCTGCCTCCCTCCTCCCCCTCGCCGCCCTGGCGCTCGCCGCCGGCCCGGCCCAGGCCCAGCAGGTACGGGAACTGCGCCTGGGCATCTTTCCCAACGTGACCCACGCGGCCGGACTGGTCGCGGTCAACCGGGGCCTCATCCAGAAGGAACTGGGGAGCGGCGTCAAGCTGGTGGTCAAGGAATTCGCCAACGGCTCGCAGGTCAACGAGGCCTTCGCCGCCGGGGCGATCGACGCGGCCTACGTCGGACCGGGGCCGGCCATGAACGCCTTCCTGCGCGGCGTGCCTATTCAGGTGTACGCGGGCGCGGCGAACGCGGGCGCCGTGCTGGTGGGCCGCAAGGACAGCGGCGTGCGTAACGTCAAGGGACTGGCGGGCAAGAAGGTCGCCGTGCCCACACGCGGCAGCACGCAGGACATCAGCCTGCGCCACCTGCTGCACGAAAACGGCCTGAAGGCCAGCGATGAGGGCGGCAACGTGACAGTCGTGCCTATCGACCCGGCCAACATGCCTGCCGCCTTCGCCAGCAAGCAGGTGGACGCCGCCCTGGTGCAGGAACCCTGGGGCGCCGTCCTGGAGACGCAGGGCGCGCGCCTGGTCGCCAACGAAAAAGCCATCTGGGAGGGCGGCAACTACACCACCACCGTCCTGACCGTGAACACGAAATACGCGGCGCAGAACCCCGAAGCCGTGCGCGGACTGCTGCGCGGGCACCTCGCGGCCATCGCCTACATCGGCCGGAGCAATGCGGGCGCGCAGAAGGCGATCGCCGACCAGATCGAACTGTTCACGCGCAAGCGGCCCAACAGTGGCGAACTGTTCAAGGCACTGGCCCGCACCCGCATCACCTGGGACATCAATCTCAAGACCCTGGGCGAGTACGCGCAGCTCAACAAGGAAGCCGGCTTCGCGCGCGACGTGCCCGACCTGAACAAGTTCGTGGACCTGAGCCTCATTCGCAGCCTGGCGAAGTAG
- a CDS encoding M3 family metallopeptidase, with product MNNPAPGTPPVDSANPLLNIGFRIPFDRIRPEHAEPAIDTLLSEARERVEHLAASSERNFVDFMADLDVLTEQLSTVTTIVGHLDGVVTSPEWQAARKAIIPKTSAFYTELGLHPGLWAALKAFAETDAARALDPVRARHLKLTIDDFRRGGADLPDDKKARLTEVNTQLANVTNDFGKNVLDATAAFELYVPAERLAGVPERVKEATRRDAEERGREGHRLTLHQPVISPILTYADDRELRRELWEAQTRVGQEPGRDNRPLVREILALRREQAELLGFRNFADYVLEDRMAGSGDNALRFERDLEARTRPAFERENAELVAFYHAQAGEGAPELQPWDGPYWAEKQRQAQYDFDEEALRPYFALDNVLSGLFELCRRVFGITVTEAQAPGWHPEVRFYDIRDEAGTHVASFYTDWFPRDTKRGGAWMNAFITGGPRENGTEPHLGLMCGNMTPPGQGTPALLSVREVETVFHEFGHLLHHAMSRVPVRSLSGTQVPWDFVELPSQIMENWVMEREALDLFARHYQTGEALPEELFRKLVAARNYRAGNVAMRQYSFGLTDLTLHVEYDPQSGTDPVELARETMARFIPFPLPENYAQVASFGHLFSSPVGYGAGYYSYKWAEVLDADAFSRFAEEGLFNRETGRSYVDTILSRGNSDDPAQLYRDFMGRDPDADALLRRTGLL from the coding sequence ATGAACAATCCTGCACCCGGCACGCCGCCCGTGGACAGCGCCAACCCGCTGCTGAACATCGGTTTCCGGATTCCCTTCGACCGCATTCGGCCTGAGCACGCTGAGCCGGCCATTGACACGCTGCTCTCGGAAGCCCGCGAGCGGGTCGAGCACCTGGCGGCCTCCAGCGAGCGCAATTTTGTGGACTTCATGGCCGATCTTGACGTGCTCACCGAGCAGCTCAGCACCGTGACGACCATCGTCGGGCACCTCGACGGCGTGGTGACCTCACCCGAGTGGCAGGCGGCCCGCAAGGCGATCATTCCCAAAACCAGTGCCTTCTACACCGAACTGGGCCTGCACCCCGGCCTGTGGGCGGCCCTCAAGGCCTTCGCCGAGACGGACGCGGCCCGCGCCCTCGACCCCGTGCGCGCCCGGCACCTCAAGCTCACCATCGACGACTTCCGCCGGGGCGGCGCCGACCTGCCGGACGACAAGAAGGCCCGGCTGACCGAGGTCAATACCCAGCTGGCCAACGTGACGAACGACTTCGGCAAGAACGTGCTGGACGCTACGGCAGCTTTCGAACTGTACGTTCCCGCAGAGCGCCTCGCGGGGGTGCCCGAGCGGGTCAAGGAGGCCACCCGCCGCGACGCTGAGGAACGCGGCCGGGAAGGCCACCGCCTGACCCTGCACCAGCCGGTCATCTCGCCCATCCTGACCTACGCCGACGACCGCGAACTGCGGCGCGAGCTGTGGGAGGCCCAGACCCGCGTGGGCCAGGAGCCGGGACGCGACAACCGCCCGCTCGTGCGTGAGATTCTGGCGCTGCGCCGCGAGCAGGCCGAGCTGCTGGGCTTCCGCAACTTCGCGGACTATGTCCTCGAGGACCGGATGGCGGGCAGCGGCGACAACGCCCTGCGCTTCGAGCGCGACCTCGAAGCCCGCACCCGGCCCGCCTTCGAGCGCGAGAATGCCGAGCTGGTCGCCTTCTACCACGCGCAGGCCGGCGAAGGGGCGCCCGAGCTGCAGCCCTGGGACGGGCCCTACTGGGCCGAGAAGCAGCGCCAAGCCCAGTACGACTTCGACGAGGAGGCGCTTCGGCCCTACTTCGCCCTCGACAATGTCCTCTCGGGCCTGTTCGAGCTATGTCGCCGTGTCTTCGGAATTACCGTCACCGAGGCGCAGGCGCCCGGCTGGCACCCCGAGGTGCGGTTCTACGACATCCGTGACGAGGCGGGCACGCACGTCGCGTCCTTCTACACCGACTGGTTCCCGCGCGACACCAAGCGCGGCGGCGCGTGGATGAACGCCTTCATCACGGGCGGCCCGCGCGAGAACGGTACCGAGCCGCACCTGGGCCTGATGTGCGGCAACATGACCCCTCCGGGCCAAGGCACGCCCGCCCTGCTCTCGGTGCGTGAGGTCGAGACGGTGTTCCACGAGTTCGGCCACCTGCTACACCACGCGATGAGCCGCGTGCCGGTGCGGTCGCTGAGCGGCACGCAGGTGCCCTGGGACTTCGTCGAGCTGCCCTCGCAGATCATGGAGAACTGGGTGATGGAACGTGAGGCCCTCGACCTCTTCGCCCGCCACTACCAGACCGGCGAGGCGCTGCCCGAGGAGCTGTTCCGCAAGCTCGTCGCCGCGCGCAACTACCGCGCCGGGAACGTGGCGATGCGCCAGTATTCCTTTGGCCTCACCGACCTGACCCTGCACGTCGAGTACGACCCACAGTCGGGCACCGACCCGGTCGAACTGGCGCGCGAGACGATGGCCCGCTTCATCCCCTTCCCACTGCCGGAGAACTATGCCCAGGTCGCCAGCTTCGGCCACCTGTTCAGCTCGCCGGTGGGCTACGGCGCCGGGTACTACAGCTACAAGTGGGCCGAGGTGCTCGACGCCGACGCTTTCTCGCGCTTCGCCGAGGAGGGCCTGTTCAACCGCGAGACGGGCCGGTCGTACGTGGATACCATCCTCTCGCGCGGCAACAGCGACGACCCTGCCCAGCTCTACCGCGACTTCATGGGCCGCGACCCCGACGCGGACGCCTTGCTGCGTCGCACCGGCCTTCTCTAA